A single region of the Quadrisphaera setariae genome encodes:
- a CDS encoding alpha-L-fucosidase, translated as MFSDDSRTELYQRFERPVPAWFSQAKLGIFIHWGAYSVPAWAEPIGELGTIERFTWMKHNPYAEWYYNTIRIEGSPAAEHHREVFGGAPYDDFLDVWKAEEFDPDEWAALFARAGARYVVPTTKHHDGICLWEAPGTPRNTVARGPQRDLVGDLAAATRRAGMRFGTYYSGGLDWDVADFGPIVSDIGEDKRPQDEAYTAYANAHVRDLVERYAPDVLWGDINWPDAGKPDGPLSFAHVLDEYYAAVPDGVVNDRFGQTHWDFRTSEYQQGRDLESGAWENCRGIGYSFGYNRVEGPEHHLDGPGAVKHLLDVVSRGGNLLLDVGPTASGQIPELQRRCLEGLADWMAVNSAAVHGTTTVDASVARPSGHQGHDDDGSGATWIRWTRSGDALNAVVDARGEVELPLTASAVDLGSAHLLDGTAVTAREGSGGAGSVVVDVPASATQHGPAVVAFDLTTARGARA; from the coding sequence TTCGAGCGGCCCGTCCCCGCCTGGTTCTCCCAGGCCAAGCTCGGCATCTTCATCCACTGGGGCGCCTACTCGGTGCCCGCCTGGGCCGAACCGATCGGCGAGCTCGGCACCATCGAGCGGTTCACCTGGATGAAGCACAACCCCTACGCCGAGTGGTACTACAACACCATCCGCATCGAGGGCTCCCCCGCGGCGGAGCACCACCGGGAGGTCTTCGGCGGCGCCCCGTACGACGACTTCCTCGACGTGTGGAAGGCCGAGGAGTTCGACCCCGACGAGTGGGCCGCGCTGTTCGCCCGCGCCGGGGCCCGCTACGTCGTCCCCACCACCAAGCACCACGACGGCATCTGCCTGTGGGAGGCCCCCGGCACCCCCCGCAACACCGTGGCGCGCGGCCCGCAGCGCGACCTGGTCGGTGACCTCGCCGCCGCCACGCGCCGCGCCGGGATGCGGTTCGGCACGTACTACTCCGGCGGCCTCGACTGGGACGTGGCCGACTTCGGCCCCATCGTCTCCGACATCGGCGAGGACAAGCGCCCCCAGGACGAGGCGTACACCGCCTACGCCAACGCCCACGTGCGCGACCTCGTCGAGCGCTACGCCCCCGACGTGCTCTGGGGCGACATCAACTGGCCAGACGCCGGCAAGCCCGACGGTCCGCTGTCCTTCGCCCACGTGCTGGACGAGTACTACGCGGCCGTGCCCGACGGCGTGGTCAACGACAGGTTCGGGCAGACCCACTGGGACTTCCGCACCAGCGAGTACCAGCAGGGCCGGGACCTGGAGTCCGGCGCGTGGGAGAACTGCCGCGGCATCGGCTACTCCTTCGGCTACAACCGGGTCGAGGGCCCCGAGCACCACCTGGACGGACCCGGCGCCGTGAAGCACCTGCTCGACGTGGTCAGCCGCGGCGGCAACCTCCTGCTCGACGTCGGCCCCACGGCGTCCGGTCAGATCCCCGAGCTGCAGCGCCGGTGCCTGGAGGGCCTGGCCGACTGGATGGCCGTCAACAGCGCCGCCGTGCACGGCACGACGACGGTCGACGCCTCCGTCGCCCGCCCCAGCGGGCACCAGGGCCACGACGACGACGGCAGCGGCGCGACCTGGATCCGCTGGACGCGCTCCGGGGACGCCCTCAACGCCGTCGTGGACGCCCGCGGCGAGGTGGAGCTGCCGCTCACGGCGAGCGCGGTGGACCTCGGCAGCGCACACCTGCTCGACGGCACGGCCGTCACCGCCCGCGAGGGCTCCGGCGGTGCGGGCTCGGTCGTCGTCGACGTCCCCGCCTCCGCCACCCAGCACGGGCCCGCCGTCGTGGCCTTCGACCTGACCACCGCCCGAGGAGCACGCGCATGA
- a CDS encoding alpha-L-fucosidase → MTTESTSATDRSWVPAPVEVPDTQAALDAVREVIDAGPFTDTWESLAAYEVPDWFRDAKFGIFMHWGAYSVPAFGNEWYPRRMYQQGTPEHAHHREVHGDHAEVGYKDFLPRFTMDAFDPAGMARLFRRAGAQFVVPVAEHHDGFPMYDEPRTRWNATKVGPKRDVLGDVLDACDDQWIVRGASSHRAEHWFFFHPGRAFASDVRDDPDFADLYGPAMPQAAGPNEAYLEDWLLRTVRIIDAYRPQVLWFDWWIEHPAFEPYRRMLAAYYYNRAAQWGRGVVLQYKWEAFREGTAVLDVERGGMADVQERPWQNDTSVSRTSWGWIEGHEWKNPVDLVGELVDVVAKNGCLLLNIGPKPDGTIPAEEAALLEGLGAWLTVNGEAVYGTRPWRVPGEGPTAVPEGSFTDSASLPFTAADLRFTQRAEVGQTSLYAMGMVRPEDDVVRIRSLGGASSLAVRDLGDVRLLGHPTPLEVRRTDDALEVVLPSPLPAAVEAVPGFALKLVLPDPAAPAPRALLLPEGEGGG, encoded by the coding sequence ATGACGACCGAGAGCACGAGCGCCACCGACCGCAGCTGGGTCCCAGCCCCCGTCGAGGTCCCCGACACGCAGGCGGCGCTGGACGCGGTGCGCGAGGTGATCGACGCGGGACCCTTCACGGACACGTGGGAGTCGCTGGCCGCCTACGAGGTGCCCGACTGGTTCCGCGACGCGAAGTTCGGGATCTTCATGCACTGGGGCGCCTACTCGGTGCCGGCGTTCGGCAACGAGTGGTACCCGCGGCGCATGTACCAGCAGGGCACCCCTGAGCACGCCCACCACCGCGAGGTCCACGGTGACCACGCCGAGGTCGGCTACAAGGACTTCCTGCCGCGCTTCACCATGGACGCCTTCGACCCGGCCGGGATGGCGCGGCTGTTCCGGCGGGCGGGCGCGCAGTTCGTGGTCCCGGTGGCCGAGCACCACGACGGCTTCCCGATGTACGACGAGCCGCGCACCCGCTGGAACGCCACGAAGGTCGGTCCGAAGCGCGACGTGCTCGGCGACGTCCTCGACGCGTGCGACGACCAGTGGATCGTCCGTGGGGCCTCCAGCCACCGCGCGGAGCACTGGTTCTTCTTCCACCCGGGGCGTGCGTTCGCCTCCGACGTCCGCGACGACCCGGACTTCGCCGACCTGTACGGCCCGGCGATGCCGCAGGCGGCGGGCCCGAACGAGGCCTACCTCGAGGACTGGCTGCTGCGCACCGTGCGCATCATCGACGCCTACCGCCCGCAGGTGCTGTGGTTCGACTGGTGGATCGAGCACCCCGCGTTCGAGCCGTACCGGCGGATGCTGGCGGCCTACTACTACAACCGGGCCGCGCAGTGGGGCCGCGGCGTGGTGCTGCAGTACAAGTGGGAGGCCTTCCGCGAGGGCACCGCGGTGCTGGACGTGGAGCGCGGCGGCATGGCCGACGTGCAGGAGCGCCCGTGGCAGAACGACACCTCGGTCTCGCGCACCTCGTGGGGGTGGATCGAGGGCCACGAGTGGAAGAACCCCGTGGACCTGGTCGGAGAGCTGGTCGACGTGGTCGCCAAGAACGGCTGCCTCCTGCTCAACATCGGGCCCAAGCCCGACGGGACCATCCCCGCCGAGGAGGCCGCGCTCCTGGAGGGCCTCGGCGCGTGGCTGACGGTCAACGGGGAGGCCGTGTACGGCACCCGGCCGTGGCGCGTGCCCGGTGAGGGCCCGACGGCGGTGCCGGAGGGGTCCTTCACCGACTCCGCCTCGCTGCCGTTCACCGCCGCCGACCTGCGCTTCACGCAGCGGGCCGAGGTGGGCCAGACGTCGCTGTACGCGATGGGCATGGTGAGGCCCGAGGACGACGTGGTGCGCATCCGCTCGCTCGGGGGTGCGTCGTCGCTGGCGGTGCGGGACCTGGGCGACGTGCGCCTGCTGGGGCACCCGACCCCGCTGGAGGTGCGCCGCACCGACGACGCCCTCGAGGTGGTGCTGCCCTCACCGCTGCCAGCGGCCGTGGAGGCGGTCCCCGGGTTCGCCCTCAAGCTCGTGCTGCCCGACCCGGCGGCGCCGGCGCCGCGGGCGCTGCTGCTGCCCGAGGGCGAGGGCGGCGGCTGA